The following proteins are encoded in a genomic region of Microcoleus sp. FACHB-68:
- a CDS encoding nucleoside deaminase: MTDEKFMKMAIEKAKEGLTKGPTPFGACIVKDGEVISCVHNVVWQSTDITAHAEVHAIREACKKLNTIDLSGCVIYSTCEPCPMCFSACHWANISKIVYGTSIEDAQNAGFRELNISNQQMKQLGNSSIEIQGGFMKEENLEIFQEWENVKSGKLY, encoded by the coding sequence ATGACCGATGAAAAATTCATGAAAATGGCAATCGAAAAAGCCAAAGAAGGTCTAACAAAAGGGCCAACTCCTTTTGGCGCGTGTATTGTCAAAGATGGAGAAGTTATCAGTTGCGTGCATAATGTTGTTTGGCAAAGTACAGATATTACCGCTCATGCCGAAGTTCACGCGATTCGAGAAGCGTGCAAAAAATTAAATACGATTGATTTGTCTGGTTGTGTGATTTATTCCACTTGCGAACCTTGTCCCATGTGCTTTAGTGCTTGTCATTGGGCAAATATTTCCAAAATTGTCTACGGAACCAGCATCGAAGATGCCCAGAATGCCGGTTTCAGAGAGCTAAACATTTCCAATCAGCAAATGAAACAATTAGGAAATAGCTCTATTGAAATTCAGGGAGGTTTTATGAAAGAAGAAAATTTAGAAATTTTTCAAGAATGGGAAAATGTAAAATCTGGAAAATTATACTAA
- a CDS encoding IctB family putative bicarbonate transporter, whose amino-acid sequence MNSVWQQLTLENFLLHKWQTASYFYRLIGDPLRAWRKGSVLMQWGEPIAAILVSLIFALVPFVSNDLVGVLLIACACFWLLLTLSDEAQVGVTPIHWMVLLYWSVATVATALSPVKKAAFVGWGKLTLYLLLFALLSRLLRSPRIRAWLIGLYLHTCLIVSVYGMRQWFFGAPPLATWTDPTSASANMTRVYSYLGNPNLLAGYLLPAVALSIAAMFAWRSWGAKALALTMTVVHSACLILTFSRGGWIGMVVSLGIMMLLLVYWISIELPPFWRTWAMPAVLGGAVAALIVAVMFVEPVRDRVFSIFLDRKDSSNNFRINVWDAVLAMIRDRPILGIGPGNSAFNKIYPLYMKPRFTALSAYSIWLEVAVETGFIGLICFIWLLLVTFNQARVQLARLRRLGSAEGYWLIAAIATIAGMLAHGFVDTVWYRPEVSTLWWLMVAIVASYYTVPNRQTADERISSEDSAV is encoded by the coding sequence ATGAATTCTGTTTGGCAACAGTTAACTTTGGAAAACTTTTTGCTACACAAGTGGCAAACTGCTAGCTATTTCTATCGTTTAATCGGCGATCCCCTACGTGCTTGGCGTAAGGGTAGCGTGTTGATGCAGTGGGGTGAACCAATTGCCGCAATATTGGTGAGCTTGATATTTGCGCTGGTTCCTTTTGTATCAAACGATTTGGTGGGCGTTTTACTGATCGCCTGCGCTTGCTTTTGGTTGCTGCTGACGCTATCGGATGAGGCGCAAGTCGGTGTGACTCCGATTCACTGGATGGTGTTGCTGTACTGGAGTGTGGCAACCGTGGCAACCGCGCTATCGCCGGTGAAAAAGGCGGCATTTGTGGGCTGGGGTAAGCTGACGCTTTATTTGCTGCTGTTTGCCCTCTTATCACGACTGTTGCGTTCGCCTCGGATTCGCGCTTGGTTAATTGGGTTGTATTTACATACTTGCCTAATTGTCAGTGTCTACGGGATGCGGCAGTGGTTTTTTGGGGCACCGCCATTGGCAACTTGGACAGATCCCACGTCTGCGAGTGCGAATATGACGCGGGTTTACAGCTATTTAGGAAATCCTAATCTTCTAGCTGGGTATCTGCTGCCGGCTGTGGCATTGAGTATTGCGGCGATGTTTGCTTGGCGCAGTTGGGGTGCGAAAGCTTTGGCGCTGACGATGACGGTTGTTCATTCAGCTTGCTTGATTCTGACGTTTAGCCGGGGTGGCTGGATCGGCATGGTGGTTTCCCTGGGTATCATGATGCTGTTACTGGTTTATTGGATCAGCATTGAGTTGCCACCTTTCTGGCGCACTTGGGCGATGCCGGCAGTGTTGGGAGGGGCAGTTGCGGCGTTAATTGTGGCGGTGATGTTTGTTGAGCCGGTGCGCGATCGCGTGTTCAGTATTTTTCTGGATCGCAAGGACAGCAGTAATAATTTCCGCATTAATGTTTGGGATGCTGTACTAGCGATGATTCGAGATCGTCCGATTTTAGGAATTGGCCCAGGTAACTCGGCTTTTAATAAAATTTACCCGCTTTATATGAAGCCGCGTTTTACTGCCTTGAGTGCCTATTCTATTTGGCTGGAAGTAGCAGTAGAAACCGGCTTTATTGGCTTAATTTGTTTTATTTGGCTGCTGTTAGTGACGTTTAACCAAGCACGGGTGCAGCTTGCCAGATTACGCCGGCTGGGTAGTGCGGAAGGGTATTGGTTAATCGCAGCAATTGCCACGATTGCCGGTATGCTCGCTCATGGCTTTGTCGATACGGTTTGGTATCGTCCTGAAGTTAGTACGCTTTGGTGGCTGATGGTGGCGATTGTTGCTAGTTACTATACGGTTCCAAACCGGCAGACGGCGGATGAGCGAATCTCTAGCGAAGATTCCGCTGTTTAA
- the rfaE2 gene encoding D-glycero-beta-D-manno-heptose 1-phosphate adenylyltransferase, with the protein MFPGLYTLTELQQALASEPERWRTLVFTNGCFDLLHAGHVRYLQAAKSLGRTLIVGLNSDHSVQAIKPNREGLPNRPIVPEMQRAEVLCALKPVDGVVIFSETTATNLIAGLKPDIYVKGGDYQIQTLPEAPTVQAYGGRIELVNIEIPSSTTAIINRILHPQGNPA; encoded by the coding sequence ATGTTTCCTGGTCTTTACACCTTAACTGAACTGCAACAAGCCCTCGCCTCAGAACCCGAACGCTGGAGAACCCTTGTATTTACCAACGGCTGCTTTGATCTGCTCCATGCCGGTCATGTTCGCTACCTGCAAGCCGCCAAATCCCTCGGACGAACACTCATTGTCGGGCTAAACAGCGATCACTCTGTACAAGCTATCAAACCCAACCGGGAGGGACTTCCCAACCGGCCTATAGTGCCAGAAATGCAACGCGCAGAAGTGCTATGTGCGCTCAAGCCGGTGGACGGAGTCGTGATCTTTAGCGAAACCACTGCAACCAACCTGATTGCCGGCTTGAAACCGGATATCTACGTTAAAGGCGGCGACTATCAAATTCAAACTCTGCCCGAAGCCCCAACGGTTCAAGCTTATGGGGGTCGCATCGAGTTGGTTAACATTGAAATTCCTTCCTCCACCACCGCCATTATTAACCGAATCTTGCATCCCCAAGGCAATCCCGCTTAA
- a CDS encoding GUN4 domain-containing protein: MIDSTTSSAPNASMDITGFGSQLRSAPEKTQLQLIQQLADPSEAGLDILMEFLIERRSGPATVAIGKAYQMLFQSDSPKAAEFLNTHFPTGVVPLRSERGIDYLPLQKMLAAQDFQEADRLTLQLMCELAGASALQRKWLYFTEVDNFPIPDLQTLDYLWGVYSEGKFGFSVQREIWLSVGKNWDKLWPKINWKAGNNWTRYPQGFTWDLSAPKGHLPLTNQLRGVRVMEKLLTHPAWEARPN, translated from the coding sequence ATGATTGACTCGACGACTTCCTCAGCCCCCAACGCCTCAATGGATATCACCGGCTTTGGCTCCCAGTTAAGATCGGCACCAGAGAAAACCCAACTGCAACTGATTCAGCAGCTGGCAGATCCGAGTGAGGCCGGTTTGGACATTTTAATGGAATTCTTAATAGAGCGCCGGTCTGGGCCGGCAACTGTGGCCATCGGGAAAGCTTACCAGATGCTTTTCCAATCCGATTCACCCAAAGCAGCAGAATTCCTGAACACTCACTTTCCCACCGGAGTCGTCCCGCTACGCTCAGAACGGGGAATCGACTATCTCCCGCTGCAAAAAATGCTTGCAGCTCAAGACTTTCAAGAAGCAGATCGGCTGACACTGCAATTGATGTGTGAGTTAGCCGGTGCCAGTGCATTGCAAAGAAAGTGGCTGTATTTCACCGAAGTAGACAACTTCCCCATCCCCGATCTGCAAACCCTCGATTATTTGTGGGGGGTTTACTCAGAAGGCAAGTTTGGTTTTTCTGTACAGCGAGAAATTTGGCTATCCGTCGGCAAAAACTGGGACAAACTGTGGCCGAAAATTAACTGGAAAGCCGGCAATAACTGGACTCGCTACCCCCAAGGATTTACCTGGGATCTGAGTGCACCGAAGGGGCATTTGCCACTGACAAACCAACTACGGGGCGTGAGAGTGATGGAAAAGTTGCTCACGCACCCAGCTTGGGAGGCGCGTCCGAATTAG
- a CDS encoding DUF262 domain-containing protein has protein sequence MSPAKIHGAEYSIGKVFSDDFVFTIPLYQRPYAWTTEQAGEMLEDLIAFLGDGYKSIENVNPYFLGSIVLIKGDSPEADVVDGQQRLTTLTILLAALRSLMQTEKAKHLTPFLYEIGNRFKGSKDNYRLTLRERDAEFFKKNIQKEGGINNLAELNSAVLSDSQKNIKENALLFIKRLQELPESKQDDLAEFIITQCFMVVVSTPDMDSAYRIFSVLNDRGLDLSYTDILKSEIIGKIPETAQQEAYTAKWEAIEERLGRETFKDLFAHIRMIYRKAKQSESILKEFRKEVLPAKTPQQFIDETLEPLADAFYDIKNLSYQSEKFAEKINGMFKCLNQIDNSDWMPPAIFYLSQNYNKPDLLVRFFNDLERLAAGLMIQRFNINKRIESYRRLLMAIEQGEDLYTSASPLQLTPEAQNNILQILNGDIYLVPKICSYTLLRLDAKLSEGEASYHFPNVTVEHVLPQSPAANSEWMQWFPTQEERQKYVHRLGNLVLLSRKKNSRAQNYHFDRKKQQYFTTQSGVSAFAITTQVLHEKEWTTAVIERRQKNLMDVLKNLWRL, from the coding sequence ATGAGTCCAGCTAAAATTCACGGTGCTGAATATTCTATTGGCAAAGTTTTTAGTGATGATTTTGTCTTTACAATTCCTCTCTATCAGCGTCCCTATGCTTGGACAACAGAGCAAGCCGGTGAAATGCTTGAAGACCTCATCGCCTTTTTGGGAGATGGTTACAAATCTATTGAGAATGTCAATCCCTACTTCCTCGGCAGTATTGTACTGATTAAAGGCGATTCGCCTGAAGCGGATGTTGTAGATGGTCAGCAACGCCTCACCACCCTCACAATTTTGCTAGCGGCTTTGCGATCCTTGATGCAGACAGAAAAGGCGAAACACTTGACTCCGTTTCTTTATGAGATTGGGAACCGATTTAAAGGGAGTAAGGACAACTATCGCCTGACTTTACGCGAGCGAGATGCAGAGTTTTTTAAAAAAAATATTCAGAAAGAAGGGGGAATTAATAACCTGGCTGAATTAAACTCTGCTGTCCTGTCCGATAGCCAGAAAAATATTAAAGAGAACGCGCTGCTATTTATTAAACGTTTGCAAGAACTTCCAGAATCTAAACAAGATGACCTCGCTGAATTTATCATCACTCAATGTTTTATGGTTGTCGTTTCCACTCCCGATATGGATTCGGCTTACCGCATCTTTTCGGTGCTGAATGATCGAGGCTTAGATTTGTCGTATACTGACATTTTAAAATCCGAAATTATTGGAAAAATACCTGAAACCGCACAACAAGAAGCCTACACAGCCAAGTGGGAAGCAATTGAAGAGAGGCTAGGGCGCGAGACATTTAAGGATCTTTTCGCTCACATCCGCATGATTTACCGTAAAGCGAAGCAGAGTGAAAGTATTCTTAAGGAATTTCGCAAAGAGGTGCTGCCGGCGAAAACTCCTCAGCAGTTTATCGATGAAACCCTAGAGCCTCTTGCTGATGCTTTTTATGATATTAAAAATTTATCTTATCAAAGTGAAAAGTTTGCTGAGAAAATCAATGGAATGTTTAAATGCTTAAATCAAATTGATAATTCTGATTGGATGCCCCCGGCAATTTTTTATCTATCGCAGAATTATAACAAACCAGACTTGCTCGTGCGCTTTTTTAATGATTTGGAGCGCCTTGCTGCCGGTTTGATGATTCAGCGATTTAATATTAACAAACGCATTGAATCCTACCGCCGGTTATTAATGGCTATCGAACAAGGCGAAGATTTATACACATCGGCATCTCCGCTTCAGCTTACTCCTGAAGCTCAGAATAATATCCTGCAAATTCTCAATGGGGATATTTATTTAGTTCCGAAAATTTGCAGTTATACCTTGCTTCGCTTAGACGCCAAACTTTCTGAAGGTGAAGCATCTTATCATTTCCCTAATGTAACGGTCGAACACGTACTACCTCAATCACCCGCTGCTAACAGCGAGTGGATGCAATGGTTTCCGACTCAGGAAGAAAGACAGAAATATGTACATCGCTTAGGAAATTTGGTTTTGCTGTCCCGCAAAAAAAACAGTCGGGCACAAAACTACCACTTTGATCGTAAAAAACAGCAATATTTCACAACTCAAAGTGGTGTTTCTGCATTTGCGATAACGACCCAAGTGCTGCACGAAAAGGAATGGACAACGGCAGTCATTGAGCGCCGGCAGAAGAATTTAATGGATGTTCTCAAAAACCTTTGGCGTTTATAA
- the ruvA gene encoding Holliday junction branch migration protein RuvA, which translates to MISYLKGKVAGIHKSTANRITLTLEVNQVGYDLQIPPRMVQQLPAAGEAFQVFTHLQIREDQQVLYGFASAAERDLFRQLVSVSGIGAQLAIALLDTLGLQDLVQAIVTSNTRQLAKTPGVGAKTAERIALELKTKLAEWRQQSGLAMPVPAGVATALQEDVEMTLLALGYTSPEVMEALSALSEDASLSENTDAEAWIRASIAWLSRQ; encoded by the coding sequence ATGATCAGTTATCTCAAAGGTAAAGTTGCCGGCATTCATAAAAGCACGGCAAATCGAATTACCCTCACTTTAGAGGTAAATCAGGTGGGATATGACCTGCAAATCCCGCCGCGCATGGTGCAGCAGTTGCCGGCAGCCGGAGAAGCATTTCAAGTGTTCACTCACTTACAAATTCGGGAAGATCAACAGGTACTCTACGGATTTGCCTCCGCTGCGGAACGGGATTTGTTTCGCCAGCTAGTGAGTGTCAGTGGGATTGGCGCTCAATTAGCGATTGCCTTGCTTGATACCCTAGGATTGCAAGATTTAGTCCAGGCAATTGTCACCAGTAATACCCGCCAGCTAGCGAAAACGCCGGGAGTGGGGGCGAAAACAGCGGAACGGATTGCTTTGGAACTTAAAACCAAACTGGCAGAATGGCGGCAGCAATCGGGATTAGCGATGCCGGTGCCGGCAGGGGTTGCGACGGCACTTCAAGAAGATGTGGAAATGACGCTGCTAGCGTTGGGATATACCAGTCCAGAGGTAATGGAAGCCCTGTCTGCCCTCTCTGAAGACGCCAGTTTGTCTGAAAACACAGATGCCGAAGCCTGGATTCGCGCCAGCATTGCCTGGTTGAGCCGGCAATAA
- a CDS encoding ATP-binding protein — protein MSFPNTHTIASIRFLQRQAASLLLYQNVLTGTVGQTFLNLLQALHQSDASGTNCLQAYGSWFKALATKNQSWQNYLIAQILKDENPFTQHAQQTEFDNLPSALIAAAQHDLQALQSLYYCSGEQLSRWVQTASAIPDAPVVWDYEQTEEKATSKLQIVSFLQSQNNWSGALENLTNYYQKYGTGLFAEARAVRWNSGKLVKIPHPDSIKLNELMGYELQRETLLKNTEFLLAGFPALHVLLYGSRGSGKSSLVKALLNECGERGLRLVEVAKSDMKDLPTIVEQLRNLPQKFIIFVDDLSFEEDDDAFKALKVVLEGNITARPQNVIVYATSNRRHLIREFFDDRPRPSSGEEVHAWDTVQEKLSFSDRFGLTLTFEPANQDTYLKIVRHLAAQAGINLSQEDLDYKALQWATRHNGRSGRTARQFVDFLRAELAIAGQLSKKGKKRS, from the coding sequence ATGTCTTTTCCCAATACTCACACCATCGCTTCTATCCGGTTCCTGCAACGCCAAGCAGCCTCCCTGCTACTCTACCAAAACGTTCTCACCGGCACTGTTGGTCAAACTTTCCTCAACCTCTTGCAAGCCCTCCACCAAAGCGATGCTAGTGGTACGAATTGCCTGCAAGCCTATGGCAGTTGGTTCAAAGCTTTGGCTACCAAAAATCAAAGCTGGCAAAATTATCTAATCGCTCAAATTCTTAAAGATGAGAATCCCTTTACCCAACACGCGCAGCAAACTGAATTCGACAATTTGCCGTCGGCACTCATCGCTGCCGCCCAACATGATTTACAAGCCCTGCAAAGTCTGTATTATTGCAGCGGTGAACAGTTAAGCCGGTGGGTGCAAACTGCTTCCGCAATACCCGATGCGCCGGTTGTTTGGGATTATGAACAGACTGAAGAAAAAGCTACATCTAAGCTGCAAATTGTATCATTCTTGCAATCGCAAAACAACTGGTCAGGTGCCCTAGAAAATTTAACAAATTATTATCAGAAGTACGGCACTGGCTTGTTTGCAGAGGCGCGGGCGGTACGATGGAATTCAGGGAAATTAGTCAAAATTCCACACCCGGATTCTATCAAACTTAATGAGTTAATGGGTTATGAACTTCAGCGAGAAACCTTACTTAAAAATACAGAATTTTTATTAGCCGGTTTTCCAGCGCTGCACGTCTTGCTTTATGGCAGCCGTGGTTCTGGTAAATCTTCGTTAGTGAAAGCCTTGTTGAATGAATGCGGCGAACGGGGTTTGCGTCTTGTTGAAGTGGCAAAATCTGACATGAAAGACTTGCCGACAATTGTTGAGCAGTTGCGGAATTTACCGCAAAAATTTATAATTTTTGTGGATGACCTTTCCTTTGAAGAAGATGACGATGCCTTTAAAGCACTGAAAGTAGTTTTGGAAGGAAATATTACCGCTAGACCTCAAAATGTAATTGTCTATGCGACATCTAACCGGCGGCACTTAATTCGAGAATTTTTTGATGATCGTCCCCGTCCGAGTAGCGGTGAGGAAGTTCACGCTTGGGATACGGTTCAAGAAAAGCTTTCATTTAGCGACCGCTTTGGTTTAACTTTAACATTCGAGCCGGCAAATCAAGACACTTACCTCAAAATTGTCCGCCATCTCGCAGCGCAAGCCGGCATTAATCTCAGTCAAGAAGATTTAGATTATAAAGCACTACAGTGGGCAACTCGCCATAACGGTCGTTCTGGGCGTACAGCGCGGCAATTTGTTGATTTTCTTAGGGCAGAATTAGCAATAGCCGGTCAGTTGAGCAAAAAAGGTAAGAAGCGTTCGTAA
- a CDS encoding GAF domain-containing sensor histidine kinase translates to MDSLDSLSAVAQEEQRLLILAELGLLEAQKVPVFEEAVQTAADFLEIPICILGVLDKDRQWLKAAVGLSDLLPLKQQAQIHLLRNECFCSQVVESAKVLAIRDTANHPLFAHRSLVQQYGIRAYLGVPLLTSTGHCLGTLAVMDLAPRTFTVKEIQFLELTARWCMSEFERQRLAGEPAQRFSSSGAGFASQSQRGFQTALKQIKAEMLTHVTQALRTPLTSVMGMASVLERGIYGPLNNKQQEYLEIIHGSGRYLISLVDEILALGELDDSMPELRLTAIDIEMLCQQVINALEQDASRREQEIRLSVEPGHRIWMLDKLKIQQLLYNLLFCVIQSATAGSIIRLHVSRRISGFNIAVWVSHPWLGEGLPLAALSSCPLSELTLSQSLAADESSKLPDELETPHITNAQMLAESNLEALVESERLEPARQFGGNRSREGIGLLLSCVLAEMHNGDISIQGSPESGYRYVVSLPEVTASFTEPYGS, encoded by the coding sequence ATGGATTCGCTTGATAGTTTGAGTGCGGTAGCACAGGAGGAGCAGCGCCTGCTGATCTTAGCAGAATTGGGATTGTTAGAAGCGCAGAAAGTGCCGGTGTTTGAGGAAGCTGTCCAAACAGCGGCTGACTTTTTGGAAATCCCGATTTGCATTTTGGGAGTGCTGGATAAAGACCGGCAATGGTTAAAAGCTGCGGTGGGATTGAGCGATTTGCTGCCGCTGAAACAGCAAGCTCAGATCCACTTATTGCGGAATGAATGTTTCTGTTCCCAAGTGGTGGAAAGTGCAAAGGTTTTGGCTATCCGAGATACAGCCAATCATCCCCTATTTGCTCATCGTTCCCTCGTGCAGCAGTACGGCATTCGTGCTTATTTAGGAGTCCCGCTGCTGACATCGACCGGCCATTGCTTGGGGACGCTAGCCGTAATGGATCTGGCCCCTCGTACCTTTACCGTTAAAGAAATTCAATTTTTGGAACTGACAGCCCGCTGGTGTATGAGTGAATTTGAGCGCCAGCGCCTTGCCGGTGAGCCGGCACAGCGTTTTTCTAGCTCTGGGGCCGGTTTTGCCTCTCAGAGCCAAAGGGGTTTCCAGACGGCTCTCAAGCAAATTAAAGCCGAAATGCTCACCCACGTTACTCAGGCTTTACGGACACCCCTGACTTCAGTGATGGGGATGGCGAGTGTACTGGAACGAGGAATTTACGGGCCTTTAAACAACAAACAGCAGGAATATCTAGAAATTATCCACGGCAGTGGCCGTTATTTAATCTCGCTGGTGGATGAAATTTTAGCGCTGGGAGAACTGGACGACAGTATGCCGGAACTGCGTCTGACGGCGATTGATATTGAAATGTTGTGCCAGCAGGTGATTAACGCTTTAGAACAAGATGCCAGCCGGCGAGAGCAAGAAATACGTTTATCCGTCGAACCGGGTCATCGCATTTGGATGCTTGATAAGCTGAAGATCCAGCAGCTACTATATAATCTGCTGTTCTGTGTGATTCAATCTGCAACTGCCGGCAGTATTATTCGCCTCCATGTCTCTCGCAGAATTTCTGGGTTTAATATTGCGGTTTGGGTATCCCACCCCTGGCTGGGAGAAGGGCTTCCCCTCGCAGCACTGTCTTCCTGTCCTTTATCAGAACTCACCCTCTCACAGTCCCTAGCAGCGGATGAGAGCAGTAAACTACCTGACGAACTGGAAACGCCCCATATAACGAACGCGCAAATGCTAGCTGAGTCGAATTTGGAGGCACTGGTTGAGTCAGAAAGATTAGAGCCGGCGCGGCAATTTGGTGGCAACCGCTCTCGTGAAGGCATAGGACTGTTGCTCAGCTGCGTATTAGCAGAAATGCACAACGGAGACATCTCAATCCAAGGCTCACCGGAGTCTGGGTATCGATATGTGGTCAGTTTGCCAGAAGTCACCGCTTCTTTCACTGAGCCTTATGGTAGCTAA